The proteins below come from a single Chryseobacterium capnotolerans genomic window:
- a CDS encoding D-2-hydroxyacid dehydrogenase family protein yields MKITILDDYQNIIENLECFQILKPQNVNILHESEKDPVKLASLIGNSEVIVLTRERTEISNELLQYLPSLKLISQTGKISNHLNLEDCTEHNILVAEGVGSPIAPAELAWGLIMNTVRQIPQAIEGMKNGHWQTNIGNTINGKIIGIWGYGKIGQRIAQYAKVFGAKVLVWGSEASRNKAVEDGFEKADNKDEFFRTADIISLHLRLNENTLHIVKEEDLMKMKENSVLINTARAELIEEYALLNTLKSGKNILAGIDVYEDEPIYNPDFSLLNMNNVICTPHLGYVAKESYELYFGKAFENVINFINGNPTHIANPEVLMK; encoded by the coding sequence ATGAAAATAACAATATTGGATGATTATCAAAATATCATTGAAAACCTAGAATGTTTTCAAATATTGAAACCTCAAAATGTAAATATTCTGCATGAAAGTGAAAAAGATCCTGTGAAATTGGCATCATTAATTGGAAACTCAGAAGTTATCGTATTGACTCGTGAAAGAACTGAAATCTCTAATGAGCTGCTTCAATACCTGCCCAGCCTGAAGCTGATAAGCCAGACAGGAAAAATATCTAATCATCTGAACCTGGAGGACTGTACTGAACACAATATTCTTGTTGCAGAAGGAGTGGGATCTCCGATAGCTCCTGCAGAATTAGCCTGGGGACTGATAATGAATACCGTAAGACAAATTCCTCAAGCTATTGAAGGTATGAAAAATGGACACTGGCAGACCAATATTGGGAATACCATTAATGGAAAAATAATAGGAATATGGGGATATGGTAAAATAGGACAGAGAATTGCTCAATATGCAAAAGTATTTGGTGCAAAAGTTCTGGTTTGGGGAAGTGAAGCTTCCAGAAACAAAGCTGTAGAGGATGGTTTTGAAAAAGCAGACAATAAAGATGAATTCTTTAGGACAGCAGATATTATCAGTTTACATCTAAGACTGAATGAAAATACCTTACACATTGTAAAAGAAGAGGATTTAATGAAAATGAAAGAAAATTCAGTATTAATAAATACAGCAAGGGCAGAGCTTATTGAAGAATATGCACTGCTGAATACACTGAAAAGCGGTAAAAATATTTTAGCGGGAATTGATGTCTATGAAGATGAACCTATCTACAATCCGGATTTTAGTCTGCTGAATATGAATAATGTGATTTGTACCCCACATTTAGGGTACGTGGCTAAAGAAAGTTACGAGCTGTATTTTGGGAAAGCCTTTGAAAATGTTATCAACTTTATCAATGGCAATCCAACTCATATTGCCAATCCTGAAGTTTTAATGAAGTAA
- a CDS encoding membrane lipoprotein lipid attachment site-containing protein: MRKIIGVLGMLAVLTGCNNSDRKGLQKDELREGKSLSKDQESNSKESEAPKRSISKEEAVKLAVKQFEAYLPNILKTYDDGVIDLQDPHVGDFTGDGIEDVAIYWNIAPDGGNALIGQGLSLYRNDGHTVKVIAGYEPDYLFAFDTIKNGKIIVEKLEYTEEDGRCCPSIKTKHALTIKGSKVY; this comes from the coding sequence ATGAGAAAGATCATCGGTGTTCTAGGGATGCTTGCAGTGTTGACAGGCTGCAACAATTCTGACCGTAAAGGGCTGCAAAAAGATGAACTGAGAGAAGGGAAGTCTTTATCCAAAGACCAGGAATCAAACTCAAAAGAATCGGAAGCTCCCAAAAGAAGCATTTCCAAAGAAGAAGCCGTGAAATTGGCTGTAAAACAATTTGAAGCTTATTTACCTAATATCCTTAAGACTTATGATGATGGAGTTATAGATCTTCAGGATCCTCATGTTGGAGATTTTACCGGTGATGGAATTGAAGATGTAGCCATTTACTGGAATATTGCACCGGACGGAGGAAATGCTTTGATAGGACAGGGATTATCATTGTACAGAAATGATGGGCATACCGTGAAAGTAATTGCCGGATATGAACCGGATTATCTGTTTGCTTTTGATACCATCAAAAATGGAAAAATCATTGTAGAAAAACTGGAATATACTGAAGAAGACGGAAGATGCTGTCCTTCTATAAAAACTAAACATGCTTTGACGATCAAAGGAAGCAAAGTTTATTAA
- a CDS encoding winged helix-turn-helix transcriptional regulator, which translates to MEKKCETSYINVNQKSYPCAVSFVMDLIGGRWKGVILCHLKNGDKRFGELKKELSFITETTLSLQLRQLERDQLITRTVFGTKPPVKTVYSLSELGTSFIPLLDNINEWGKNILERKIPS; encoded by the coding sequence ATGGAAAAAAAATGTGAAACTTCTTATATTAATGTCAACCAAAAATCCTACCCTTGTGCCGTAAGTTTTGTAATGGATCTCATTGGCGGCAGATGGAAAGGAGTCATTCTATGTCATTTAAAAAATGGAGACAAACGGTTTGGTGAACTTAAAAAAGAGCTGTCTTTTATCACTGAAACAACATTAAGCCTTCAGTTGCGACAATTGGAAAGAGACCAGCTTATTACCAGAACTGTTTTCGGGACAAAACCTCCGGTTAAAACAGTGTATAGCTTATCAGAATTGGGCACTTCATTCATTCCCTTGTTAGATAACATTAATGAATGGGGTAAAAATATTCTGGAAAGGAAAATACCCTCTTAA
- a CDS encoding DUF3291 domain-containing protein, whose protein sequence is MYQLAQINVARMIGVTIEDPVMKEFVEHFDSVNQLAEESNGFVWRLKDENNNAAGFNPFNDEQVIINLSVWKDKESLEYFTYKTFHVDFLRRRKEWFQKYGKASYVLWWIKDDQYPSIEEALERLEYLQKNGSSEYAFNFQKAFQKPDLD, encoded by the coding sequence ATGTATCAATTAGCACAAATTAATGTAGCCAGGATGATTGGCGTTACTATTGAAGATCCGGTCATGAAAGAATTTGTTGAACACTTTGATTCAGTGAATCAACTGGCAGAAGAGAGTAATGGTTTTGTATGGCGGTTAAAGGATGAAAATAATAACGCTGCAGGTTTTAATCCATTTAACGATGAACAGGTCATCATCAACCTTTCAGTATGGAAAGATAAAGAATCATTGGAATATTTTACTTACAAAACGTTTCACGTTGATTTTTTACGAAGAAGAAAAGAATGGTTTCAAAAATACGGAAAAGCATCGTATGTACTTTGGTGGATTAAAGATGATCAATATCCAAGTATAGAAGAAGCATTGGAAAGGCTAGAATATCTGCAAAAGAATGGATCCTCAGAATATGCCTTTAATTTTCAAAAAGCATTTCAAAAACCGGATCTGGATTAG
- a CDS encoding SRPBCC family protein, whose translation MSNIDHAILIGSSKEKVYHAIASQSGLSAWWTPHTKTSAEVGSIARFSFGPDYFKEMKIVKLTPFEEIQWHCIAGAHEWIGTDISFHLSSGDKETLRKMHPEMEGQIEQLVYDSGTLLIFRHKGWDIYSPMFAECNYTWGQFLRSLKLLCETGKGKPWPHQHRI comes from the coding sequence ATGTCCAATATTGATCACGCTATACTCATTGGCTCTTCAAAAGAAAAAGTATACCATGCCATCGCCAGCCAATCTGGTTTATCAGCATGGTGGACTCCTCATACCAAAACCAGTGCTGAAGTAGGCAGCATTGCCAGATTCTCTTTTGGTCCGGATTATTTTAAAGAGATGAAAATCGTAAAGCTTACTCCTTTTGAGGAAATTCAGTGGCATTGTATTGCAGGTGCCCATGAGTGGATTGGAACTGATATTTCATTTCATCTTTCATCCGGAGATAAGGAAACGCTTCGTAAAATGCATCCGGAAATGGAAGGCCAGATTGAGCAATTGGTATACGACAGCGGTACATTATTGATATTTCGTCACAAAGGCTGGGATATCTACTCACCGATGTTCGCTGAATGCAATTACACCTGGGGCCAGTTTCTGAGAAGTCTTAAATTACTTTGTGAAACAGGGAAAGGAAAGCCCTGGCCACATCAGCATCGCATTTAA
- a CDS encoding PQQ-binding-like beta-propeller repeat protein: MNNIKKLIVVISASVLWSCHNNTPKKTPSKVDHTTLLVATEGNIFNFDLDKNTIAWQYKSPIDSAGNRNLFVLDGQNIFMPFESGKFINFDLNTGKIIWQQQIYGNEGTPMSMSNDPNAEAAVLRPLVPLFMAKPLVDDQNILMVSAGQPENVKSAWLYNFNRTNGERKWLIELPTVYNYFAPVKYRDSYFVNSAVFLNKYSIQNGTDTSYGMFDGDVEIAGQPRQHHEPNQFANTTYSQIQTDGEHLFIAEDSGNIYALNLNKNGNLPDGDISDPNNTFIKNPKVFKWAFQDKTYGSHKSNRFFLKDGTLYIEFGLPIDGRSCLFTLNADDGKMKWRKMIPSEIKSWTLSGEKIIGHTAKGIFYMDTNGENYTEFNVKNLPISDITSIDKTHFVYITQKGIEIFDTAHKTAKLVVAKAFNNNEYNNLQIQYISK, encoded by the coding sequence ATGAACAATATCAAAAAACTAATAGTCGTTATTTCAGCATCAGTTCTTTGGAGCTGTCATAACAATACCCCGAAAAAAACTCCAAGTAAAGTGGACCACACTACTCTACTGGTGGCTACAGAAGGAAATATTTTTAATTTTGATCTTGATAAAAACACCATTGCCTGGCAATATAAAAGTCCGATAGATTCAGCCGGCAACAGGAATCTTTTTGTTTTAGACGGACAGAATATTTTCATGCCTTTTGAAAGCGGAAAATTCATCAATTTTGATCTTAATACCGGGAAAATCATCTGGCAGCAACAGATCTATGGAAATGAAGGAACTCCCATGAGCATGAGCAATGATCCAAATGCTGAAGCTGCAGTGTTACGCCCATTAGTTCCTTTGTTTATGGCTAAACCTTTGGTAGATGATCAGAATATTTTGATGGTGTCAGCCGGCCAGCCTGAGAATGTAAAAAGTGCCTGGTTATACAATTTCAACAGAACGAATGGAGAGCGAAAATGGCTGATTGAATTACCCACAGTATACAATTATTTTGCTCCGGTAAAATACCGTGATTCTTATTTTGTAAATTCAGCTGTTTTCCTTAACAAATACAGTATACAAAATGGTACAGATACATCCTACGGGATGTTTGACGGTGATGTGGAAATAGCAGGCCAGCCGAGACAACATCATGAACCTAATCAGTTTGCCAATACTACTTACAGCCAGATACAGACGGATGGAGAGCATCTGTTTATTGCCGAAGATAGCGGAAATATTTATGCTTTAAATCTAAATAAAAACGGCAACCTGCCTGATGGAGATATTTCTGATCCTAATAACACCTTTATCAAAAATCCAAAAGTTTTCAAATGGGCATTCCAGGATAAAACTTATGGTTCACATAAAAGCAACAGGTTCTTTTTGAAGGATGGTACCTTATATATAGAATTCGGACTTCCTATTGATGGCAGAAGCTGTCTTTTTACCCTGAATGCGGATGATGGAAAAATGAAATGGCGAAAAATGATACCTTCTGAAATCAAAAGCTGGACACTTAGTGGCGAAAAAATCATCGGTCATACAGCAAAAGGTATTTTTTATATGGATACCAATGGCGAAAACTATACGGAATTCAATGTCAAAAACTTACCGATTTCTGATATAACATCCATCGACAAAACTCATTTTGTATACATCACCCAGAAAGGGATTGAAATTTTTGATACTGCTCACAAAACAGCAAAGTTGGTAGTAGCAAAAGCATTCAATAATAATGAATATAATAATTTACAGATACAGTATATTTCAAAATAG
- a CDS encoding cupin domain-containing protein, with protein sequence MSTNIYDYIVKTEQKEWQPLMEKGVHYEGIFVKSLKFDPVQNRATTILLKFEAGASYPYHNHPAGEELFILEGDAVIAGGNLEKGDYLYTPPNFKHSVQSENGCIILFMVPEEVEIL encoded by the coding sequence ATGAGTACTAACATCTACGACTACATCGTAAAAACAGAGCAGAAAGAATGGCAGCCTTTAATGGAAAAAGGAGTTCATTATGAAGGTATTTTTGTAAAATCCTTAAAATTTGATCCTGTACAAAATAGGGCTACAACAATCCTTCTTAAATTTGAAGCGGGAGCAAGCTATCCTTATCATAACCACCCGGCTGGTGAAGAACTTTTCATACTGGAAGGTGATGCGGTTATCGCAGGCGGAAACCTGGAAAAAGGAGATTATTTATATACTCCTCCTAATTTCAAACATTCTGTACAATCAGAAAATGGATGTATTATTTTGTTTATGGTTCCGGAGGAAGTAGAAATCCTTTAA
- a CDS encoding DoxX family membrane protein: protein MKTRQNIAGFLLRIALAAGFLSAVASRLGFWGAQSSGWKNFISYSAEVNSFFPSSWAPALAVISTTAELIIGIFLLTGYQVRKTALAASVLTLLFGIAMSISFGCKEALDYSVFVFSAGAFLLSTSPAI from the coding sequence ATGAAAACAAGGCAGAACATCGCGGGATTTTTATTAAGAATAGCATTGGCAGCCGGATTTTTATCTGCTGTAGCCAGCCGGCTGGGCTTTTGGGGAGCACAGTCTTCAGGATGGAAAAATTTTATAAGCTATTCTGCTGAAGTTAATTCATTTTTCCCTTCATCATGGGCTCCTGCACTTGCTGTAATTTCTACTACTGCAGAATTAATCATCGGTATTTTTCTGCTAACAGGATATCAGGTTCGTAAAACAGCACTGGCTGCATCTGTTCTTACTTTACTGTTTGGAATTGCCATGAGCATTTCTTTCGGATGTAAAGAAGCTTTAGATTACTCTGTTTTTGTATTCAGTGCGGGAGCATTTTTACTCAGCACTTCCCCCGCTATATAG
- a CDS encoding helix-turn-helix domain-containing protein has product MIEVKKYSHQEGHSAPRRVIKYTLFWCNTGTAEILIDENIFILKRDQAVTITSGQFHQLISVDGELTALEFTLDFFCKSDSDIELIFHNGLFCHFGMNEMITVQHPVFFTETLNLIEKEIQEKPYQYLISTHSLVELLLVEINRSKIANGDEIWKPDALFLKFLESVRNHFSNNYPVSYHADALATTEAKLNKVSKLHTNKTAQNVIYSLTISEAKRLLLYEKLSVKEIAYQLGFNDPFYFSNFFKKHTSLSPKDYQKSVKN; this is encoded by the coding sequence ATGATTGAAGTAAAAAAATATTCTCATCAGGAAGGGCACTCAGCACCAAGACGGGTGATAAAATATACTTTGTTCTGGTGCAATACCGGAACTGCTGAAATTCTGATTGACGAAAATATTTTCATACTCAAAAGGGACCAAGCAGTGACCATTACTTCCGGACAGTTTCATCAGCTGATCTCTGTAGACGGGGAACTCACTGCCCTTGAATTCACTCTTGACTTTTTCTGTAAAAGCGACAGTGATATTGAGCTGATTTTTCACAACGGATTATTTTGTCACTTTGGAATGAATGAAATGATTACCGTTCAGCATCCTGTATTTTTTACAGAAACCCTTAACCTTATTGAAAAAGAGATTCAGGAAAAACCTTATCAGTATCTGATTTCCACCCATTCTCTGGTAGAATTACTTTTAGTGGAAATCAATCGCAGTAAAATTGCCAACGGTGATGAAATCTGGAAACCGGATGCTCTGTTTTTAAAGTTTTTGGAAAGTGTCCGAAATCATTTTTCAAATAACTATCCCGTATCCTATCATGCTGATGCTTTGGCAACCACTGAAGCTAAACTGAATAAGGTTTCTAAACTGCACACCAATAAAACGGCTCAAAACGTCATCTACAGTCTTACCATTTCCGAAGCCAAAAGATTGTTACTTTATGAGAAGTTGAGTGTGAAGGAAATTGCCTACCAGCTTGGCTTCAATGATCCTTTTTATTTTTCAAATTTCTTTAAAAAACATACTTCCCTTTCTCCCAAAGACTATCAAAAGTCGGTGAAGAATTAG
- a CDS encoding thioredoxin family protein, with product MKYSKIIVIVSLLLFQLGAAQEKADVVLNKALVEAKAGKKNVLLVFHASWCKWCKMMEKNMNLPETQSIFGDRFVTAYVDVQERGDKKSLENPGGQEVMNKYKGENAGLPFWLILNPKGEVLADSFNAKGENLGSPSTPEEVATFIAKLEKSSKLKKEEILNIEKVFTKK from the coding sequence ATGAAATATTCAAAAATTATTGTGATCGTTTCCCTATTGCTGTTTCAGCTGGGTGCAGCACAGGAAAAGGCTGATGTGGTATTAAATAAAGCATTGGTTGAAGCTAAAGCAGGTAAGAAAAATGTTTTATTAGTGTTTCATGCTTCATGGTGCAAATGGTGTAAGATGATGGAAAAAAATATGAATCTTCCAGAGACACAGTCTATTTTTGGGGACAGGTTTGTCACTGCTTATGTGGATGTTCAGGAGAGAGGTGATAAAAAATCTCTTGAAAATCCTGGCGGGCAGGAAGTGATGAATAAATACAAAGGAGAAAATGCAGGGCTTCCGTTTTGGCTGATCTTAAATCCGAAAGGAGAGGTGCTTGCAGATTCATTCAATGCCAAAGGAGAAAATTTGGGATCGCCTTCCACTCCGGAAGAAGTAGCCACTTTTATAGCCAAGCTTGAGAAAAGTTCAAAACTGAAGAAAGAAGAGATTTTAAACATTGAAAAGGTGTTTACCAAGAAGTAA
- a CDS encoding DUF7674 family protein has translation MMKVQMQTINQKIAVEYLKFFYPRLRNEIIQLSGQDNFAGIMQATVNYLKGLLKESKINIIAHHIKLMDGLYRNGNSYVRTMIENIFVRSFESFKKHAKIAHWKLLYQYMPVSFQIIYNEQQKQDQIYFGK, from the coding sequence ATGATGAAAGTACAAATGCAAACTATTAATCAAAAAATAGCTGTTGAATACTTAAAATTTTTCTATCCGCGACTTCGTAATGAAATCATACAGCTGTCTGGCCAGGACAACTTTGCAGGAATTATGCAGGCAACAGTCAATTATCTGAAAGGATTGTTGAAAGAATCGAAGATCAACATTATTGCCCATCATATCAAACTGATGGATGGACTTTACAGAAATGGAAATTCCTATGTAAGAACAATGATTGAAAACATCTTCGTAAGATCTTTTGAAAGCTTTAAAAAACATGCTAAGATTGCCCATTGGAAACTTCTTTATCAGTATATGCCGGTAAGCTTTCAAATTATTTATAATGAGCAGCAGAAGCAGGATCAGATTTATTTCGGAAAATAA
- a CDS encoding DUF7674 family protein, whose product MNYLQAVQEINELFPDFETELDETKSPNSYSVIRTFTERIKNTIRQNDSNLLFKSLQKIDKMYLHGDTLLKNAIENTFIYSLDNFTTFCSKEYRQMIFSHISSDLKNSYSRQIYSHGI is encoded by the coding sequence ATGAACTATTTACAAGCTGTACAGGAAATCAATGAGCTATTCCCTGACTTTGAAACAGAATTGGATGAAACGAAAAGTCCCAACTCATACAGTGTGATCCGGACTTTCACGGAACGTATCAAAAATACGATCCGCCAGAATGACAGTAATCTGCTGTTCAAAAGTTTACAAAAAATAGACAAAATGTACCTTCATGGAGATACGCTGTTAAAAAATGCCATTGAGAACACTTTTATTTACTCTCTGGACAATTTTACGACGTTTTGCAGTAAGGAATACCGCCAAATGATCTTCAGTCACATCTCTTCTGACCTGAAAAACAGCTATTCGAGACAAATTTACAGTCATGGTATATGA
- a CDS encoding nucleoid-associated protein, with protein MFSKIIVHRVGNKINGDSLTLSQEELKLEEGMAEMLEDYFLGSFKSEETFHFYSDTYLVNNPIYSAVSEIFDDKSKFIWESENIAKHLFEAAENPRVQSGELFIVLFEDESDRPDKVDKIGIFKTEKRESFLKIHPTEETFDIEKDQGIGLSKIDKAALIYNNNKDTGYVLSVVDNNKNGDMYYWFEDFLKVKQRDDEYFHTQEALMVYKDYITKQLPQEFEVSKADQADFLNKSINFFKEKEEFKLDEFTNEVLGDEHVIESFVNFKTDYEQDMQVNIAEEFPINESAVKKTQRHFKSIIKLDKNFHIYIHGDRQKLEMGEDDKGKYYRLYFDKEV; from the coding sequence ATGTTTTCAAAAATAATAGTACACAGAGTCGGAAATAAGATCAACGGAGATTCTCTAACGCTTTCCCAGGAGGAATTGAAGCTGGAGGAAGGCATGGCAGAGATGCTTGAGGATTACTTTTTAGGATCATTCAAGTCAGAAGAAACTTTTCATTTTTACAGTGACACCTATTTGGTGAATAACCCGATTTATAGTGCTGTATCTGAAATTTTTGATGATAAGTCCAAATTTATCTGGGAATCTGAAAATATTGCAAAACACCTTTTTGAAGCGGCTGAAAACCCACGAGTTCAGAGTGGAGAGTTGTTTATCGTTCTTTTTGAAGATGAAAGTGACCGTCCAGATAAAGTAGATAAGATCGGGATCTTTAAAACGGAGAAAAGAGAATCATTCCTGAAAATTCATCCTACGGAAGAAACATTTGATATTGAAAAAGATCAGGGAATCGGTTTATCTAAAATTGATAAAGCAGCATTAATCTACAATAATAATAAAGATACAGGTTATGTACTTTCTGTAGTTGACAACAACAAAAACGGAGATATGTACTACTGGTTTGAAGATTTCTTAAAAGTAAAACAGCGTGATGATGAGTATTTCCACACTCAGGAAGCATTGATGGTTTACAAAGATTATATCACAAAGCAGCTTCCTCAGGAATTTGAAGTTTCAAAAGCGGACCAGGCGGATTTCCTGAATAAATCAATCAATTTCTTCAAAGAAAAAGAAGAGTTCAAATTGGATGAATTTACCAATGAAGTATTAGGAGATGAGCATGTGATTGAAAGTTTTGTGAACTTTAAAACCGATTATGAGCAGGATATGCAGGTGAATATTGCAGAAGAATTCCCGATCAATGAATCTGCTGTGAAAAAGACTCAAAGACACTTTAAAAGTATCATCAAACTAGATAAAAACTTCCATATTTACATCCACGGAGACAGACAGAAACTGGAGATGGGAGAGGATGATAAAGGAAAATATTACAGATTGTATTTCGATAAAGAAGTATAA
- a CDS encoding cyclase family protein has product MKTNIIDLSKPIQYNAGDPWFMRVKIKHKPHRKSHWLIRLALNLPFRLFPKNWTGWADDTIKNMGLHATTHIDAPWHYGPEVEGKPAKTIDQIPLEWCYGDGIVIDCSHKEDFVAITVDDLKKILIKMELPSRKEILF; this is encoded by the coding sequence ATGAAAACAAACATTATCGATTTATCAAAACCTATTCAGTATAACGCCGGAGATCCATGGTTTATGAGAGTGAAAATCAAACATAAACCTCATAGAAAATCCCATTGGCTGATCCGTTTGGCATTGAATCTTCCTTTTAGGCTTTTTCCAAAAAACTGGACAGGTTGGGCAGATGATACGATTAAAAATATGGGACTTCATGCCACCACTCATATTGATGCACCTTGGCATTACGGACCTGAGGTGGAAGGAAAACCGGCTAAAACAATTGATCAGATTCCTTTAGAGTGGTGTTACGGAGACGGTATTGTTATAGACTGCAGCCACAAAGAAGATTTTGTAGCCATCACCGTTGATGATCTGAAAAAGATCTTGATAAAAATGGAATTACCATCCAGGAAGGAAATATTGTTTTAA
- a CDS encoding cyclase family protein, with translation MRTDRDKLMGTPDFVEKGTGMSREATEWLIDQGVKVMGIDQWGWDLPLKFMAKKAKELNDPEYFWEGHRVGIEKEYLHIEQLTNLQALPPSGFKVCVFPLKIVGGSAAPARVVAMMN, from the coding sequence ATCAGAACTGACAGGGATAAGTTGATGGGAACTCCTGACTTTGTAGAAAAAGGAACCGGAATGAGCCGTGAAGCAACTGAGTGGTTGATTGATCAAGGCGTGAAAGTAATGGGAATTGATCAATGGGGCTGGGATTTACCTTTAAAATTTATGGCTAAAAAAGCAAAAGAATTGAATGATCCTGAATACTTTTGGGAAGGCCACCGTGTGGGAATAGAAAAAGAATATCTGCATATAGAACAGCTAACCAATCTTCAGGCGCTGCCCCCTTCAGGTTTCAAAGTTTGCGTATTTCCGTTAAAGATCGTTGGCGGTTCTGCTGCTCCGGCAAGAGTAGTGGCCATGATGAATTAA